A window of the Theileria parva strain Muguga chromosome 2, complete sequence, whole genome shotgun sequence genome harbors these coding sequences:
- a CDS encoding Thioredoxin family protein, producing MKFLILNCLILFSLISSEATNVKLDREDQNHLVLLNEKNFEKLTQASTGATTGTWFVKFYAPWCSHCRKMAPAWESLAKALKGQVNVADVDVTRNLNLGKRFQIRGYPTLLLFHKGKMYQYEGGERTVEKLSEFALGDFKNAVGAPVPQPLSLFALVSDFVVSGVNEALRVYDAALAGFVTISSFSFLFGLLVGLMLSLFLFTRRATRKPKVLTERKKDK from the exons ATGAAGTTTCTTATTCTAAACTGTTTAATCTTGTTTTCTCTGATCTCCTCAGAGGCCACAAACGTCAAACTCGACCGAGAAGACCAAAACCATCTCGTCCTACTCAACGAGAAAAACTTCGAAAAACTCACTCAAGCATCCACTGGAGCTACCACAG GAACTTGGTTTGTGAAGTTTTACGCTCCTTGGTGTTCGCATTGTAGGAAGATGGCACCGGCCTGGGAGTCGTTGGCAAAGGCTTTAAAGGGTCAGGTGAACGTCGCTGACGTCGATGTTACTCGGAATCTCAACCTCGGTAAAAGGTTCCAAATCCGCGGCTATCCCACACTTTTACTCTTTCACAAGGGGAAAATGTATCAATACGAAGGCGGCGAACGCACCGTAGAAAAATTGTCAGAATTCGCTCTAG GTGACTTTAAGAACGCTGTTGGCGCTCCTGTGCCGCAGCCGCTGTCACTATTTGCCTTGGTGAGTGACTTTGTAGTCAGTGGCGTTAACGAGGCTCTTCGCGTGTACGACGCTGCACTTGCGGGATTTGTCACCATTTCCTCTTTTTCTTTCCTGTTTGGACTACTTGTAGGACTCATGCTGTCGCTCTTTTTATTCACCAGAAGAGCAACCAGGAAACCCAAAGTCCTCACCGAACGCAAAAAAGATAAATAA